A genome region from Anastrepha ludens isolate Willacy chromosome 3, idAnaLude1.1, whole genome shotgun sequence includes the following:
- the LOC128856319 gene encoding uncharacterized protein LOC128856319 isoform X2 has translation MGQRKPQSEQFFFIPTTSKFCQFTLNFGTNALIIQLCTLLYLLRAIGVDISMCYTLPLHGKAILPLPFYALGEEIGPK, from the exons ATGGGGCAGCGAAAACCGCAAAGTGAACAATTTTTCTTCATTCCAACTacgtcaaaattttgtcaattcACACTGAACTTTGGAACGAACGCTCTCATCATTCAGCTGTGTACTCTACTCTATTTACTCAGAGCGATTGGAGTAG ATATTTCCATGTGTTACACATTACCGTTACATGGCAAAGCTATATTACCCTTACCTTTTTATGCATTGGGTGAAGAAATTGGTCCCAAATGA
- the LOC128856319 gene encoding uncharacterized protein LOC128856319 isoform X1: MSLPINSLFFLNSQLFIKASKCILFESGPETRPGTASLPFCLLAEKYVAVVCSLNCRYEQINKIFPCVTHYRYMAKLYYPYLFMHWVKKLVPNESEKKQIMNCQRGVQINLK; this comes from the exons ATGAGTTTGCCGATAAATTcgctattttttctaaattcacaATTATTTATCAAAGCatcaaaatgcattttattcGAAAGCGGGCCGGAGACGAGGCCGGGCACTGCATCTTTACCTTTTTGCTTACTGGCTGAAAAATATGTAGCTGTTGTTTGCTCGCTCAACTGTCGATACgagcaaataaataaa ATATTTCCATGTGTTACACATTACCGTTACATGGCAAAGCTATATTACCCTTACCTTTTTATGCATTGGGTGAAGAAATTGGTCCCAAATGAGAGCGAGAAAAAGCAGATAATGAACTGTCAGAGAggtgtgcaaataaatttgaaatag